The sequence below is a genomic window from bacterium.
CTGGTGAACAGTATGCGGGCCGAGAACGCACAAGTCAGTGACCTTGCGATAACGGTGCCCGTTGTGGCGGGAGACACGCGAGTGGACTACGCAGCGATCATCGAGACGGGGAGGAAGAGTGCCGCGACGTTCGGAGGCGGAGCTTTCAATCCGTGGGCTGCGCTGACTGAGTTCGGAGGAGCGGGGCGCAGAGCCTTTCCGTTTTTCAGGCCAGCGATCATGAAAACCGCTCGACGCAACTTCGGTATCATCGGAGAAGGGGTAAGGCGCACGTTGATAGCTCTCTCGAAGGGGTTGCATTTCGGAGGAGGTCCGCGATGACGGACATCAAGGAAGCGATCCGCGATCTACTCAAGGGAGACACAACGCTGCTGACTCTGCTCGGGACTCCGACCGCGTACCCGTACCAGATATTCTACAAAGTGCCCCCGAAAAAGCCGACGCTGCCAGAGGTGGTGTTCTGGTTTGAGGGGTCGAACGAGGACGAGGAAACGGACGGCGCACTTGAACTGAACAACGTTCAGATGCTCCTCGTGAGTTGGGGAGTGACTGAGGTGTATGATCAGATCGCGCGCCGCGTGAAATACGTTCTGCATCAAAAGACGGTGAATAGCACGGCGTACATTTCGCACACCGGTTGGGTGAGCGATGTTTACGATGCGGAGTTCAACTGTTGGGGCAGGACGGACGGCTACAGGATTCATGACAGGAGGGAATCGGCATGAGTCAGGCTGCTGCAAAAACAATCCCCATCGGGCCGTGCAATGTCTATTGGGGAGACAAGCGCCTGGGCTTCACTCGTGGTGCTGTGACGATCCGTTACACGAAAGAAACGGTACAGGGCGCCATCGAGGAGATGGGAGTGGACGTGCTCTCCAAAAAGGTCAAGGAGAGTTGCGAGGTGGACATCGTGATCGCTGATCTGAACCTCAAGCGCATGCGCTGGTTGTACGATCAGGCGAACAGCGACGCGAGCGCAACGACGCTCGACACGACTGCCTATCAGTCGAGCACCACCGCCACGGTTCGCTTCCGTGAAAACATCAAGCTCTCGGGCACCACGGCCGCGACGGTCAGCAAGGCCGCGTGGGTCACGGGCACGGTACAGGTTCACAAGAGTGACCTGAGCGTCGAGTACACGAAGGGCACGGACTGGACGGGAACGTCGAGCGTCGGGACGATCAAACGGACCGCAGCGAGCACTATCCCGACCGGAGCAACGGTCATCGTGGAGTACAACAAGAGCAACGTCACGGTGAGCAAGATCGCGACGGGCGGGAAGATGGCCGACTACGAGGCTCCGCTCCGTTTCGTGCACTACCTGAATGACGGGAAAACTCTACAGTTCTACGCCTACCGGGCAAAGAAGATGGGCGCGAGCGATCTGGCAATCTCGATTGCCGCTGAGTTCGGAGGAATCCCGATGACGTTCAAGGTGCTCGCGGACATGAGCCAAGTCCCGGGCAAGCAACTGTTCTACTGGACGCTGGAAAGCTGAGAAGGAGGGATCACGGATGATGGGCGAGGAAGCGAAGCGGCTTGAGGAATTGCTCGCGGAGCCGGACGACGATGCCGGTGTCGCGAACGGAGAACAACTGACGCAGACTCACGATGAGCGAAACATGGGAGTGCTTCGGTCGTGGTTTCCGCGATGGGTGCGGAACGCGACTCAGAACTGGCCCACGCTCGAATGGGAGTTTGGTCGGCGTGACCTGTCGCTGCTAAACCTCGCCCACATCGACCACGAAAGGGAGCGCATCGAGCGCCACTGGCGCGGACCCGCGATAGTGGTCGGCTCGGGACCGTCGCTCAATGACGCGGCTCCTCTGCTCAAGGACTGGAAAGGCATGGTGTTCTGCACGGGCAGCAACGCCAAGACGCTGATGAGGTACGGGAGAGAGCCTGACGTGATCGGGATGTTCGACTGCGGGGATGCCGTGTACGACCAGATCCGGGGCGCTCGGTACCGCAAGGCGAAACTCGTGACCAATCCTTCGGTGTCGCCGAAGGTGATGCGCTGGTGGAGATGGCCGCACGCGTCGCGCTGGAACAAGCGGTACTACATCATGAATCATTTCGGCCACGATTGGTTTGAGGACACGCTCCCCGTCCTGTTCCCGTACATCCGCTGCTCTGTGATGAACGCGGGGAGCACGGGGAACAACCTCGTGCAGATAGCATGGTTCATCGGGTGCTCGCCGATTTTCCTTGTGGGCTTCGATCTCGGCTTCAATGAGAAAGTGTACCGCGCGGATATGTTCGAGAGGCCGTGGACCGCGAGGGTACAGCGCGAGGGCTGGAAGAGGCACAAGGTGGATGTCCAGTTGAAGCGCGAGGGAACGCTCTTGGATCCATGGGTTAGGGTGTGTGCTCCTCCGCCACCTCCCACGAGGAAGATATACCGCACGGCCAAAGGGCTTCTCACGACAGAGGAGCAGATCGAATACAAGATGGCTCTGTTCGACATCTGGCGCATAGACCGGATGCCGATGATCAACTGCTCTCCCCGGTCGCTGATCGATCCGGAGGAGATGCCATACGTTCCAATCGAGGAGGTAATCAAGAGTGGCGGAAAAGGATTCGAGCACCTCTACAAGCGAGGTGAAGAGATTGACCGAATCGGAGAGGCAGTTCACGCTCGGCACTCGCGTGCTTCTGATGAGGGAGATGTCGATAGGCAGGGCAAAGGAGTTCGCCCTGAGAGCGGTGGCGGCGTTCGACCGGATCAAGGCGGCGGCGGAGCCGCAGACGGGGCAGGACGCGTCAAGCGTTTTGCGGATGCCGATTCAAGAGCTTCTGACGAAGTACGGCGGGCTGGCGTTTGAAGAACTGACCAAGCTCCTCAACTACATCTTCGAGTACCGCAACGCGGAGTATGAGCCACTGACTCGGGAGTGGGTTGAGGAGAACATCTCCCTGCGACAGATGGGTGTGATCATCGAGGAGTTGGCCGATCTGAACCAGTTGGGATGGGTCGTGCCTTTTTTTCGGAAGTCCTTGGCCTCCAGCTTGTCAACCCTGTCTCAGATGGAGGAGACGGCGGAGCCGAGGACGATCAAAACGGAGACGGTCAATCCGGGCGGCGGGAAGCATCCTGGGCGGAGACATACCACGCGGTAATGGTCGCGTACCCGGGCTACACGGTACGCACAATCGAAGAGGAGTTGTCGATGCGAGAGATTCGGGCGCTGCTGCTGTGTAGGAAGAAACAGCCCACTCTCGCGGTCCTGCTGAACAAGGTTGAGCAGATTCTCGAAAAGCACACGGGCTGTCGCTTCCAGAGTATGGAACCGATGCCCGACGACCAGCTGCTGAACGTGCTCAAGGGCGAGGGATGGATTTGAGAGGAGAGGGGCGATGGCGAACGCGATATCAGTTGGCGATCTGATCGCATACCTCAAGCTCGACAAGGGCGGGTACTCTCAGGGGATGAAAACGGCCGCAGAGGAAGCGACCGTGTTTTCATCTGCGGCAGACAAGATGTTCGGACTCGTGAAGAAAGCGGCCATCGCAGCCTTTGCCGCGATCAGCGCCGCGACGGGGAAAGCGATAGCAGACGCCGCACGTTACGAGCAGCAGTTGGCGAACATCAGCACCCTTCTCGACAAGTCAACGATCAAGTACATGGAGCAGTACCGCAAACAGGTACTGGATATCTCCCGAGCGTACGGAGAATCGACGGACACGCTGACCAAGGGCTTGTACGACATCCTCTCCGCGACCATTCCAGCATCGGACGCCATCACCGTGCTCGAACAGTCGGTCATAGCAGCGAAGGCGGGGTTGGGGGATGCCGCGAGCGCGACCAAGGCAATGGTTGCGGTAATCAATAGCTTCGGACTCTCGGCGGCGGAGGCCGCGCCAAAGGTTGGTGACCTGTTCTTCGAGATCATCAAGCGCGGTGTGATCACGATGCCCGAGTTGGCCGAGCAGATCGGCGACGTCACGCGCTTGGCGTACAACGCGGGGGTGTCGCTCGAAGAGTTGGGGGCCACGATATCTGTGATCACGAGGAACGGGGTTGATGCGTCGCAGACAATGACTCAGATTCGGGCTGTGCTCAACGCGATGATCTCTCCGAGCAAGCAAGCTCGGGAGGCGGCGGCTGACCTTGGTATAGATTTCAGCCTGTCCGCTGTGCGCGCTCAGGGGTTTGCGAAGGTGGTTGCAGATATTGCGCGCGTCGCCGAGCAGAATCCCGATGCGTTGGAGAAGCTATTCCCGAACATCCGTGGACTGGCTGGTATCCTGAACGCGGCCAAGGACTTGCGGAGCGAGGTGGTGCTGTTCAACGAGGCGCTCTCGACCGGATCCGTGATGCAGGACGCGTACTCCAAGCAGACCGCCACGTTGCAGCATCGTTGGGATGTGTTCAAGGAGACCCTACACACGGTCAGCATCGAGGTCGGGACGCAACTGATGCCGACTCTCGGGCACTTCCTCGAAATGTTCTCCACTTGGCTCACGGACAACAAGGATCGCATCGTTGGATTCTTCCAGCGCTTTGTCGAGATACTGTCGGGGATGGCCGAGTGGTTACGGAAAAACGGCTCTCTGCTGATGGTAGTGGCGACGGGATTCTCTGCCTTGCTGATCGCGGAGAAGGTTGCGGTTGCCGTGAAAACTTTCTCCCTTACTATGACGCTCGCGTCTGGACCAATCGGAGTCATCACCGCTCTCCTTGCTGCCGCTGCCGTTGCGTTCTTCAAGTACCGCGCTGCCATGCAAGCAGCGCAGGCGGAAGAGAAGCTACTCAAGGACGCGCGCTACGGGCTGCTCGAAAGCTCCGAGGAATACCAGAAGGCGCTCGACATAGAGAGAAAGTACCTCGTGGAGCTACAGATGGAAAAGGACAGGTTGCTCTACGGATACCGGCGGGAAGGGTACGAGTTGAAGAAGGCGGGCGATGTTTATTGGGAGACCGCGAAGGACAAGAAGAACGCCGACAGGATTTGGAGCGGGAGCAAGAAGCTCGAAGAGATTGACGACATGATCGAGCGACTTGAGGGTGAGACGAAAGCGATCACCGAATCGAAGAGTGCATATGAGGCCGAGCAGAAAGCGGCTGTTGACGCTCTGAACGCTCGGATAAAGGCCGAGACCGAAGCGGCGGCAGCGGCAGCAACAAAGGCCGCGAAAGACGCGGCAGCGGCGGCAGAACGCGAAGCCATAGAAACGGAGAGGCTGAACCGAATCAGGCAGATTGAGAGGGAGGTCGCCAACGCAGCCAAGACCGAAGGTCAGATCATAGAGGATGAGATTGCAGAGTACTCCAAGCTCGGTATCGCGATGGACACGATTCTCGCGTACATGAAGCTCAAGCACAAGGAGTACTATGACGAGTTGACCGAGATGCGGGACGACAACGTCCAGAAGATGATCGAGTCAATCGAGGCCGAGAACGATGCTTTGGAGCAGAGGTATAACGCGCAAGAGGATTTCCGAAAGCTCCAAATGGACGGGTACGAGAGGAACGCGTACGACATCGAGATGGAGAAGCAGCGCTTCATCAACGCCGGTGTCGATGAGGTCGATGCGGAGAAATGGGCCGCGAAGGAGCGGGTAAAGGCTTGGGAGGAGTACTGGACTCAGGTCTATCAGGGCGAGCTTGACAAGGCCGATAACGTCGAAGAGACCAACGAGGAGATCGCCAACAAGGAGCGGGAGTTCAACG
It includes:
- a CDS encoding 6-hydroxymethylpterin diphosphokinase MptE-like protein — protein: MMGEEAKRLEELLAEPDDDAGVANGEQLTQTHDERNMGVLRSWFPRWVRNATQNWPTLEWEFGRRDLSLLNLAHIDHERERIERHWRGPAIVVGSGPSLNDAAPLLKDWKGMVFCTGSNAKTLMRYGREPDVIGMFDCGDAVYDQIRGARYRKAKLVTNPSVSPKVMRWWRWPHASRWNKRYYIMNHFGHDWFEDTLPVLFPYIRCSVMNAGSTGNNLVQIAWFIGCSPIFLVGFDLGFNEKVYRADMFERPWTARVQREGWKRHKVDVQLKREGTLLDPWVRVCAPPPPPTRKIYRTAKGLLTTEEQIEYKMALFDIWRIDRMPMINCSPRSLIDPEEMPYVPIEEVIKSGGKGFEHLYKRGEEIDRIGEAVHARHSRASDEGDVDRQGKGVRPESGGGVRPDQGGGGAADGAGRVKRFADADSRASDEVRRAGV
- a CDS encoding phage tail tape measure protein; translation: MANAISVGDLIAYLKLDKGGYSQGMKTAAEEATVFSSAADKMFGLVKKAAIAAFAAISAATGKAIADAARYEQQLANISTLLDKSTIKYMEQYRKQVLDISRAYGESTDTLTKGLYDILSATIPASDAITVLEQSVIAAKAGLGDAASATKAMVAVINSFGLSAAEAAPKVGDLFFEIIKRGVITMPELAEQIGDVTRLAYNAGVSLEELGATISVITRNGVDASQTMTQIRAVLNAMISPSKQAREAAADLGIDFSLSAVRAQGFAKVVADIARVAEQNPDALEKLFPNIRGLAGILNAAKDLRSEVVLFNEALSTGSVMQDAYSKQTATLQHRWDVFKETLHTVSIEVGTQLMPTLGHFLEMFSTWLTDNKDRIVGFFQRFVEILSGMAEWLRKNGSLLMVVATGFSALLIAEKVAVAVKTFSLTMTLASGPIGVITALLAAAAVAFFKYRAAMQAAQAEEKLLKDARYGLLESSEEYQKALDIERKYLVELQMEKDRLLYGYRREGYELKKAGDVYWETAKDKKNADRIWSGSKKLEEIDDMIERLEGETKAITESKSAYEAEQKAAVDALNARIKAETEAAAAAATKAAKDAAAAAEREAIETERLNRIRQIEREVANAAKTEGQIIEDEIAEYSKLGIAMDTILAYMKLKHKEYYDELTEMRDDNVQKMIESIEAENDALEQRYNAQEDFRKLQMDGYERNAYDIEMEKQRFINAGVDEVDAEKWAAKERVKAWEEYWTQVYQGELDKADNVEETNEEIANKEREFNAKRVEDWETAFGQISSAGMAVYDALREKQDQQWANEKQILQNEQKAVEKRYDAEEKAAIEAVEASALSEEKKQEEIKAIRDQYDKARDDAERDARNKLNAIALKQWKADRDAKLVSIVADTAKGVVRTFAEFGFTPWGIAAAGLMALAGAAQYKIASDAPEPVFPTYQKGGLVGANEGGVLRGSPGIDTNVIRASTGEFIMPSEQTAANIGLLEAIRSGGGAGQGLTITPGEVVLSLDGREIARAQIPFLTEESDRGTFRVAPRAVRART